From the Nostoc sp. PCC 7107 genome, the window GTACGCTTTGGATTTCAAAATATCACGGGTAATAGTGCCGTTAATGCCGCAACAGGTGAAAGTCAACTATTTTTAGATGTTTCTAAGGGCAGTAAATCGGATCAGGTTTTATTTACGTTCAACAACTTTGGGCAACAAGCCTCTTCCATCACCCAAATTTATTTTGACGAAACTACAAGCCTGTTACAAAATATCGCATCAATCACTGATAGCGGTAGCGGTGTAGACTTCGTAAAACCCAACAAAATAGGCACTCTACCAGGAAGCAATAATGCTCCTGGAGGTCGGTTTAACTCAGATTTTTCAGTTGTGGCTAATCAACCAGTATCACAGATGGGTGTGAATCCTGGCGAATTTGTTAGTGTACTGTTTAATTTAGAATGCGATATCACATTTGATGACATCATTAAAAGCCTAAAAAACAGTGCCTTGCGTGTTGGATTCCACGTTCAAGCCTTTGGTGATGGCGGAAGTGAAGCTTTTGTAAATAAATCAGTAGCAATAACACCAGCGCCAGCACCCGCACCAGCACCCGCGCCAGCACCCGCGCCAGCACCCGCGCCAGCACCCGCGCCAGCGCCAGCACCAGCGCCAGCACCAGCACCAGCACCCGCGCCAGCACCAGCACCAGCACCCGCACCATCTCCCACAACTTACTATCAACCGACTACTTCTCAGCCTCAACCTAAAAAAGTACCTGAACCTAGCACACTAGCTGCTTTGGGCTTATTCGGTCTCAGTACTATCAGGCTGAAGAAAATCAACAAAAAAATGATTTGTAAGCTTATACCAACTCTATAAGAAGTTGCACTCCATAAATTCTGTAGAGACGTTGTATACAACAACCGATAAATTGCATCTTCATCCAGAAACAGTTTTATCTCTCTATGGGTTGAGAAGTTGATTTCCACTTCTCAACCCATTTTTTTGACCAATAATTTCGGGATGGTACAAGCCCCCAAATTTTTTAGATGCAAACATCCTAAACTTATATAGATTGATTTTTGGCGACACAGATGACGAAGTTTTAGAATTGAGAAGTATAAAACCAAATAGAGGACATTATGGCTGCTAACGTAGAAATTTACACTTGGAGGACTTGCCCATTTTGCATCCGTGCCAAAAATTTGCTAACTAGTAAGGGTGTTGAATTTACAGAATACAGTATTGATGGTGACGAAGACGCACGGGATAAAATGGCTCAAAGAGCTAATGGTAAACGTTCTGTACCACAAATTTTTATAAATGATCACCATATTGGTGGTTGTGATGATATTCACGCCCTAGACCGTCAAGGTAAGCTGGATGAGCTACTAGCTAGTTAAAGGTAATTTATAAAACAAGCAAGTATTAAAATTACGCTACTGTCTGCTGCTAATGTTTGTGAGTTAGTTAAATCATCAGGCGTTAATCTAAATTGAAGAACTTAGATTTTCTGGCGATTGAGGCAAACAGCGTGAAACTGGCTTTTATTATTGATCCCATCCATCAGCTTGACCCGTGTCATGATACCAGCGTTGCTTTGATGGAAGCAGCACAAACTTTAGGACATGAAATCTGGATAACTCAGGCAAACTGGCTGAGTATGGTAGAAGGTAAGGCTTGGGCTATTCTGCAACAGGTAGAACTAGTACCAATACAGTTAGTAGCGGGACGTTGGGTAGCGGCGAATCCTTGGTATAAGTTAAGCCAACGTTCCTTAATGAATCTGGAAACAATGGATGCCGTATTTATGCGGACAGATCCACCAGTTAATGATTCTTACCTATTTGCTACCTACATTCTCGATTATGTTGACCAAAACAAAACTTTGGTGATTAACAATCCCGATGGTATCAGGAGGGCAAACGAAAAAATGTATGCCCTCCAATTTAGTGAAGTCATTCCCGAAACGATTGTCAGTGCTGATAAGCAGTTTATCCGACAATTTGTTGAAGCCAAAGGCGCGACGGTTCTCAAACCACTGGGTAACAAAGCTGGGGAAGGGATTTTATTTTTACAAGCAGGCGATCGCAACTTTAACTCCATAGTAGAACTCAGCACCTATCAAGGGAAATTACCCGTGATGGTGCAAACCTATCTACCAGAGGCTAAAGAGGGAGATAAACGCATCATCTTACTTTATGGTGAGCCAATGGGTGCTTTAAATCGTCTTTCTAGTTGCAGTGATTTTCGCAACAATATGGCTGCTGGTGGTACGGTTGCGGAAACTGAAATTACCCCCAGAGAACATGAAATTTGTACTCGACTAGCTGATAAATTACGTCAAGATGGCTTAATTTTTGTAGGTATTGATGTGATTGGTGGCTACCTAACAGAAGTCAACGTTACCAGCCCTACAGGAATTCGGGAAATCGATAGACTCAGTGGTACTCGTTTAGGTCATCAGGTAATTCAATGGTTGGAACAGAGTCTACAAGCTAAAAAATAAAATAATTGCGATTATTTGGAATATTTCACGGTCAGCCTTGGTGATTGACTGTCAAGTAACTCTAGAATCAAGGGCATAATTTGAGCGATCGCACCTGTCAGGTAAGGCTTCTTGCTTTTGAGACAGGTGCTAATTACACAGAAATCAATCGTGACTCCGCTCAACATTTTTTCTAAATACAAAATTAGGACATAAAAGTCAGCAGACTCTTGCCCAAATAAATTTAGTCTGTAAGTAGTTTGGAGGAGTTGTTCACTAATTGGCAAATTCAAAAATGGCAACAGAATTTTTTCTTCTGTACCTCGTGAAACTCAGGAATTAGCAAATTTTATACAGCGCTCAGTCTGAACTGAAACTGCAAATTTCATTTAACATCTCAAATTCACAATTAATTATTTGCCTGGTGGAGTACGCCGTCTTTGCAGAAATTCAGGAATGTCTAAACCTGATTTTTCTTTAGGTTCCGCTACTGGTGTAGATGGATTAGCTGTTGGTGATTGGGAGGCTGGTTTTTTTTGTGCAGGTGCTACACGAGGATTGCTGGCATTTTGTGGTGGTGCTGTTGGGCCTTCACCTGTGAAACCAGTTGCAATCACGGTAATTCTGACTTCACCTTGTAGTCTGTCATCAATTACTGCTCCAAAAATAATATTGGCGTTGGGATCAACTACCTCATAAATTGTTTCTGCGGCTGCGTTCACTTCATGCAAGGTTAAGTCGCTACCACCAGTAATGTTAAAGACTACTCCTCTAGCTCCTTCAATTGAAGATTCTAGTAAAGGGGAAGAAATAGCTGCGATCGCCGCTTCTCTGGCGCGTGATTTTCCTGAGCTAATCCCGATCCCCATCAGTGCTGATCCTGCATCTGCCATCACAGCTCGCACATCTGCAAAGTCAACGTTGACTAAACCAGGGATGGTGATGATATCAGAAATGCCTTGAACCCCTTGACGCAGCACATCATCTGCATAACGAAAAGCTTCCTGTACAGGTGTCTGTTCGGGAATCACTTCTAATAATTTGTTGTTGGGGATGATAATCAGTGTATCTACCCGACTTTTCAGTCCTTCAATACCTTGTTCTGCTTGGCTAGTGCGGCGGCGACCCTCAAACACAAAGGGACGTGTTACTACACCAACTGTCAGAGCGCCCATTTCTTTAGCTACTTCTGCAACTATTGGCGCAGCACCTGTTCCAGTTCCGCCACCCATCCCCGCAGTGATGAATACTAAATCAGCACCCTCTAAAGCTGTGGCAATTTCATCGCGGGATTCTTCAGCCGCCTTTTGACCAATCGCCGGATTACCGCCTGCACCTAAACCACGGGTTAACTTTTGTCCAATTTGCAGCCGACTTGGCGCTCCAGCTAAAGTTAAAGCTTGAGCATCAGTGTTAATTGACCAAAACTCCACGCCACTCACATCAGATTCGATCATGCGGTTCACGGCATTACCACCACCACCACCAACACCAATTACTTTGATGTTGGCAACTCTACCTGGAACAATCTCGCCAATGCGGCTATTTTCTACTGATATTTTTTTACTGTCTTGGCCTTGAGCGAAGTTCAGCCCAGAATGATTAAAGGGATTATTTGAGTTAACTGCCAGTGAAAATCCTGATTGTCCCACAGATTGGGAGTTTTTATAGGTAAGCCCTTGGTTATTATCAAGCGTCATTGGATTTGTGAAAGGTAGATAAACGACTTTTCCGGGTGTTTTCACCTCAGAATCAACTATAGTTTGACACTGCCAAAATCTATAGGTACTGCTCTTGATTGTGAACATGACTGACAACCTTAACAAGATTGTCAATCCAAAAGTTTGCTATGGCAGCAGCTATTAAAGCTGGCGATCGCATAGCTAATTCTAGAGAAGTATACCTACATTTACCTAAAGTTGATCTGTCTAACTTCAATAAGCTATTAATAGCTTTACTACTATGTTGCCGATTTGGCATAGTATAAATTTGGCATACTGAATGCCCTCCTATGATTTTTGTTAATGATTTAAGTTGGTCATTAATTTTACAACTACCTGTGATGGTTTTTTGTGTACTAACTTTCGCTTTTCTGGAGTTTAGTGAGTAAATTTTATTATTTCTTAATATTAAATAATACTCAAAATTAGGGCGACTTTTACTTCTATCATATTTAGTATTGACTAGCTTTCCTTTGTAAAATCTAAACTCCATAAGCTTACAAAGCACACTAAGCTTATATATTTGAGCAAATAACATAACTGCTAAAGACGCAAGGTGTCGCGTCTTATCTGCTTTAATAATATAGTTGATAGATTTAACCATTGGCGATAATTGCAACCTAAAAACTTAAATTAATCTTCTACATACAGCATCACTAGATTTTAGAGACAAAGGAGAGTTTGGATTTATAGCCATAAAGGAGACTTGATAATTAAGCCTCCTGTTATCTCTCATTAAAAGTTCACGCTAATTTTTTGAGTGTGTTGTCAAAAAAAGTGAAAATTATCAATAGACTTATATTTATCTGTTAGCATCAAATTTATTTATTACTGATAATATTTGATACCTAGAAATTAATATAGAGTGTTTGTTAGCGAATTTGAGAGTCAATTTTTGGACTTTTTTGGATCATATGTACTATGGGAGAGTCAGGATTTTTGAGATCAATATACTCTATTTGATTGGGATTAATTTTGGCAGGTAAATTTCGCAGTTGTGTCAGTACCTTGATTTGTTCTGCTAATAGTGAACTGGGAGTACCAAAATGTACATTGCCGATTTCGGTTTTCAGGATTAAATTCGTTAAATCTTGAAAATTAACTTCCATTATTTTCACAGAACTTTGACTTAGTGAGGGATACAGTTGACTCCAATATTCCTGATATTGTTCTGGTGTGCCAATAACTTTCAGACTTGGTAATTTTAACTTCGGATTCACCAACGTATATTTTTCTAACGGTATCCAAACACCATTGGCATCTAGCAAACCAGCAGAAGACTGTTTATTTTTAGCTGAAGTATTGGCTTCTGTAAGTCTTTGGGCTATTGCGACAGGTACACGTTCTTTAATTTCGATAATTAACCCAGGCGGAAACAAGCGCCGATTAACAATTGCTTGAGCAATTGTCGGTTGTTTTTTCAAAGAATCAGCGATCGCCCCAGGTTCAACTTTCCATAAAGATTGAGGATAAGATAGCTTTAGCATTGACTTAATTGCCTTCTCTGGAAGGATTTGATTCCCTGACTTGATCACAATTTGGTTGGGATCATTTAGTACCCATACAGGTTGAAGTGCTACCCAAAGCAACCCTCCCGCTAAACCGCTAATGGCCAGAGTTCGCCAAATAGCTTGAATAATTTTCATTTGTCTATGCCGACGTAATTTTTTGCGGCGTTGGGCTAAATCTGTCTGAGAAACGGATACAATACCTGCCATTCTCACCTCTTGTTAATTACAATCTAAATTTTTGGCTCGGCTGATAAAGTTGGTTCAGTGTAGAATTTCCTCGGATTTTTAGTACCACCTTACAACAACAACAGCAAAATTTAGCTATGAGACACTTTACCTATTTTATTTTGCAGTGTTAAGTAGCCATTAAGTGAATTCTGGTGAACTTCAGTTACTGCGATCGCTTACGAATATTGACAAAATATTACTCTATGTGAGCGTAATGTATAAATACTCTACAGTAAATATGCAGTTATGCAAAAAATATAGCTAATTTTGTAGATACAGATGTTCCGCGGCAAAAGCAATCTTGTGATCCACATTCACTCAAATGACAAAACATAATCTTGAGTTTGACATTATAGCAATCCTA encodes:
- a CDS encoding cell division protein FtsQ/DivIB — its product is MAGIVSVSQTDLAQRRKKLRRHRQMKIIQAIWRTLAISGLAGGLLWVALQPVWVLNDPNQIVIKSGNQILPEKAIKSMLKLSYPQSLWKVEPGAIADSLKKQPTIAQAIVNRRLFPPGLIIEIKERVPVAIAQRLTEANTSAKNKQSSAGLLDANGVWIPLEKYTLVNPKLKLPSLKVIGTPEQYQEYWSQLYPSLSQSSVKIMEVNFQDLTNLILKTEIGNVHFGTPSSLLAEQIKVLTQLRNLPAKINPNQIEYIDLKNPDSPIVHMIQKSPKIDSQIR
- a CDS encoding PEP-CTERM sorting domain-containing protein (PEP-CTERM proteins occur, often in large numbers, in the proteomes of bacteria that also encode an exosortase, a predicted intramembrane cysteine proteinase. The presence of a PEP-CTERM domain at a protein's C-terminus predicts cleavage within the sorting domain, followed by covalent anchoring to some some component of the (usually Gram-negative) cell surface. Many PEP-CTERM proteins exhibit an unusual sequence composition that includes large numbers of potential glycosylation sites. Expression of one such protein has been shown restore the ability of a bacterium to form floc, a type of biofilm.), with product MNSHKVIGYITCGLSLLPVVMVGQMPQASAKSSPAPAPTPLPAPAPAPSSTVRFGFQNITGNSAVNAATGESQLFLDVSKGSKSDQVLFTFNNFGQQASSITQIYFDETTSLLQNIASITDSGSGVDFVKPNKIGTLPGSNNAPGGRFNSDFSVVANQPVSQMGVNPGEFVSVLFNLECDITFDDIIKSLKNSALRVGFHVQAFGDGGSEAFVNKSVAITPAPAPAPAPAPAPAPAPAPAPAPAPAPAPAPAPAPAPAPAPAPAPSPTTYYQPTTSQPQPKKVPEPSTLAALGLFGLSTIRLKKINKKMICKLIPTL
- the grxC gene encoding glutaredoxin 3 — translated: MAANVEIYTWRTCPFCIRAKNLLTSKGVEFTEYSIDGDEDARDKMAQRANGKRSVPQIFINDHHIGGCDDIHALDRQGKLDELLAS
- the ftsZ gene encoding cell division protein FtsZ translates to MTLDNNQGLTYKNSQSVGQSGFSLAVNSNNPFNHSGLNFAQGQDSKKISVENSRIGEIVPGRVANIKVIGVGGGGGNAVNRMIESDVSGVEFWSINTDAQALTLAGAPSRLQIGQKLTRGLGAGGNPAIGQKAAEESRDEIATALEGADLVFITAGMGGGTGTGAAPIVAEVAKEMGALTVGVVTRPFVFEGRRRTSQAEQGIEGLKSRVDTLIIIPNNKLLEVIPEQTPVQEAFRYADDVLRQGVQGISDIITIPGLVNVDFADVRAVMADAGSALMGIGISSGKSRAREAAIAAISSPLLESSIEGARGVVFNITGGSDLTLHEVNAAAETIYEVVDPNANIIFGAVIDDRLQGEVRITVIATGFTGEGPTAPPQNASNPRVAPAQKKPASQSPTANPSTPVAEPKEKSGLDIPEFLQRRRTPPGK
- the gshB gene encoding glutathione synthase, yielding MKLAFIIDPIHQLDPCHDTSVALMEAAQTLGHEIWITQANWLSMVEGKAWAILQQVELVPIQLVAGRWVAANPWYKLSQRSLMNLETMDAVFMRTDPPVNDSYLFATYILDYVDQNKTLVINNPDGIRRANEKMYALQFSEVIPETIVSADKQFIRQFVEAKGATVLKPLGNKAGEGILFLQAGDRNFNSIVELSTYQGKLPVMVQTYLPEAKEGDKRIILLYGEPMGALNRLSSCSDFRNNMAAGGTVAETEITPREHEICTRLADKLRQDGLIFVGIDVIGGYLTEVNVTSPTGIREIDRLSGTRLGHQVIQWLEQSLQAKK